A DNA window from Moorella thermoacetica contains the following coding sequences:
- a CDS encoding glucuronate isomerase, whose amino-acid sequence MPVITQENLALVVTKEVEQVRVTDIHTHLYPPNFGDLSLYGIDELLTYHYLVAEFFRYSTMDYEDFFNLSKTQQAELIFQTLFLEHSPVSEAQRGVLTTLKELGMDLNVRDLRVFREQINSIPAFDYVDRIFAIAGIKEVVMTNDPFDPKERQLWETKGNKDPRFKAALRLDVLLNNYEKNYEYLNQMGFLVDKKLDENTLTEIRRFLRYWIEKTNAIYLAVSLPPDFMVPEDSCRSRILEKCVLPICRELNIPLALMIGVRRSINPRLGLAADSLGKADIRAIEYLCRTYPENKFLVTMLSRENQHELVVTARKFRNLMVFGCWWFLNNPMIVEEITNMRLENLGLSFIPQHSDARVLEHLIYKWVHARKIIADVLTKKYLDLLESGWRVTEEEIKRDIEDLFGNNFWKFVGRNV is encoded by the coding sequence ATGCCGGTGATCACACAAGAAAATTTAGCATTGGTAGTGACCAAGGAAGTAGAGCAGGTTCGTGTAACAGATATCCATACCCATCTTTATCCACCCAATTTTGGAGATCTATCATTATATGGAATAGACGAGCTGTTAACCTATCATTATCTTGTTGCCGAGTTTTTTAGATATTCTACCATGGACTATGAAGATTTTTTTAATCTATCCAAAACACAGCAGGCTGAACTAATCTTCCAGACATTATTTTTAGAGCACTCACCTGTGAGTGAGGCTCAGCGCGGTGTTTTAACGACGTTGAAAGAACTGGGGATGGATTTAAATGTAAGGGATTTACGTGTCTTCAGGGAACAAATCAACTCGATTCCGGCATTTGATTATGTTGATAGGATTTTTGCGATAGCTGGAATAAAAGAAGTTGTTATGACTAATGATCCCTTTGATCCCAAAGAAAGACAATTATGGGAAACGAAAGGCAATAAAGATCCGAGATTTAAAGCTGCCCTAAGACTTGATGTACTTTTGAATAACTATGAAAAAAACTATGAGTACTTAAATCAAATGGGTTTTTTGGTTGATAAGAAGCTGGATGAGAATACATTAACTGAAATAAGACGTTTTCTTCGTTATTGGATTGAAAAAACCAATGCCATCTATTTAGCGGTCTCATTACCACCAGATTTTATGGTTCCTGAAGATTCCTGCCGCTCGAGAATACTAGAAAAATGCGTCCTCCCAATTTGCAGGGAATTAAATATTCCCCTGGCTTTAATGATTGGGGTGAGGAGATCAATAAACCCCAGGTTAGGCCTGGCGGCGGATTCTTTAGGAAAAGCTGATATAAGGGCAATCGAATACTTGTGCAGGACTTATCCTGAAAATAAATTTTTAGTAACCATGCTATCTAGGGAAAATCAACATGAACTTGTAGTAACAGCAAGGAAATTTAGGAATTTAATGGTATTTGGTTGCTGGTGGTTTTTAAATAATCCCATGATAGTTGAAGAGATTACAAATATGCGATTGGAAAATTTGGGTTTGTCATTTATTCCCCAGCACTCAGATGCTCGCGTCCTGGAACATCTCATCTATAAATGGGTACATGCCAGGAAGATAATAGCCGATGTTCTGACTAAAAAGTACCTAGATCTTTTAGAAAGCGGTTGGAGAGTAACAGAAGAAGAAATTAAGAGGGATATAGAGGATTTGTTTGGCAATAATTTCTGGAAGTTTGTCGGGCGAAATGTTTAA
- a CDS encoding transposase, with protein MACVITTEGKEIKTFGNKTDDILALIDWLKEKGCTHVAQGKRRHILEPIYKMLEPELVHPLVVNGQHIKESARISAFK; from the coding sequence GTGGCTTGCGTAATCACCACCGAAGGGAAAGAGATTAAGACCTTTGGTAACAAGACTGATGATATTTTGGCATTGATAGACTGGCTGAAAGAGAAGGGGTGTACTCATGTGGCCCAAGGAAAGCGCCGGCATATATTGGAACCGATTTATAAAATGTTGGAGCCAGAACTAGTACACCCCTTGGTAGTTAATGGCCAGCATATCAAAGAAAGTGCTCGAATTTCGGCCTTTAAATGA
- a CDS encoding mannitol dehydrogenase family protein, translating to MLDLDKDSIKYKKAWQDAGIELPEFDYEKMVADTKENPTWVHFGAGNIFRGFIAMLQQKLLNLGKAKTGIVAVETFDFEIIDRIYVPYDNLSLLVIMNFDGTLDKKVVASISEGLIGDVSREHDWNRLKEIFAKPCLQMASFTITEKGYSLKNASGEYFDDVLKDMQNGPGQPRHVMSKVASLAYTRYKSGKLPIAFVSMDNCAHNGERLYESVKTIVKKWVDNGLVESGFLAYINDVSKVSFPWTMIDKITPRPSDIVKDSLQSIGFKSTEIVHTKKNTYIAPFVNSERSQYLVVEDNFPNGRMPLELAGVLFTDRQTVDKVEKMKVCTCLNPLHTALAVFGCLLGYNLIADEMKDSQLKKLVEKIGYEEGLPVVVNPGILSPENFIREVIEQRLPNPYIPDTPQRIATDTSQKMSIRFGETIKAYRDRKDLDPANLTYIPLVIAGWCRYLLGLDDKGESMPLSPDPMLDVLQSYLSRVKLGDSESVGDSLKPILSNESIFGLSLYDVGLGEKIESYFKEMVSGPNAVRNILQKYLG from the coding sequence TTGCTGGACTTAGACAAAGATAGCATTAAGTATAAAAAGGCCTGGCAGGATGCAGGAATTGAACTACCGGAATTCGATTATGAAAAAATGGTGGCGGATACCAAAGAAAACCCCACATGGGTACACTTTGGGGCCGGTAATATATTTAGAGGATTTATTGCCATGCTGCAGCAAAAGCTTCTCAATTTGGGAAAAGCCAAAACGGGAATTGTGGCGGTAGAGACATTCGATTTCGAAATCATCGATAGGATTTATGTTCCGTATGACAATTTGAGCCTCCTTGTCATCATGAACTTCGACGGAACCCTGGACAAAAAAGTAGTTGCAAGTATAAGCGAAGGTTTGATTGGAGACGTTTCGCGAGAACATGACTGGAACCGGTTAAAGGAGATTTTTGCAAAGCCTTGTCTACAGATGGCGAGTTTTACCATAACAGAAAAAGGATACAGCCTGAAGAATGCATCAGGAGAATACTTTGATGATGTTCTCAAGGATATGCAGAACGGACCAGGACAGCCTAGGCATGTAATGTCCAAGGTTGCTTCATTGGCCTATACCAGATATAAAAGCGGGAAGTTACCCATTGCATTTGTAAGTATGGATAATTGTGCTCATAACGGGGAAAGGCTTTATGAATCTGTTAAAACGATTGTAAAAAAATGGGTTGACAACGGATTGGTAGAAAGCGGTTTCTTAGCGTATATCAATGATGTAAGCAAAGTAAGCTTCCCCTGGACCATGATTGATAAGATTACACCAAGGCCTTCTGATATTGTTAAGGACTCATTACAATCAATAGGCTTCAAAAGCACCGAGATCGTTCACACTAAGAAAAATACTTACATTGCACCTTTCGTTAATTCAGAGAGATCCCAATATTTGGTTGTGGAAGACAATTTTCCTAATGGCCGTATGCCTCTTGAATTGGCTGGGGTACTTTTTACTGACAGGCAGACGGTGGACAAAGTTGAAAAGATGAAGGTCTGTACATGCTTAAATCCTCTCCATACAGCTCTGGCGGTATTTGGATGCCTGTTGGGCTATAATCTTATAGCTGATGAAATGAAAGATAGTCAATTGAAGAAGCTGGTAGAGAAGATAGGGTATGAAGAAGGCCTACCTGTTGTTGTAAATCCGGGTATATTGAGTCCTGAAAATTTTATACGAGAAGTCATAGAACAAAGGTTGCCCAATCCTTATATTCCTGATACACCCCAAAGGATAGCCACAGATACTTCGCAAAAAATGAGTATAAGATTCGGCGAGACTATCAAAGCCTATCGCGACAGGAAAGATTTAGATCCTGCAAATCTCACCTATATTCCTCTGGTTATTGCGGGTTGGTGCAGGTATTTGCTGGGCTTGGATGACAAAGGTGAATCAATGCCACTTAGCCCAGACCCCATGCTGGATGTGCTGCAATCGTACCTTTCAAGAGTAAAGCTGGGTGACAGTGAATCTGTAGGGGATAGCCTGAAGCCCATTCTGTCAAATGAAAGTATTTTCGGTTTAAGCCTTTATGATGTAGGGTTGGGAGAAAAAATCGAGAGTTATTTCAAGGAAATGGTATCCGGACCTAACGCTGTAAGGAATATATTACAAAAGTATTTAGGGTAA
- the uxuA gene encoding mannonate dehydratase, translated as MKMTFRWFGEGYDSISLDKIRQIPGKPGIVSAIYDVPVGEVWPEEKIKKLKETVENAGLELEVIESVNVHEDIKLGLPSRDRYIENYQQTLRNLAKFGIKVVCYNFMPIFDWTRSDLAKVLPDGSTALSYEEEKVQKVDPNRMVEEVEANSNGFELPGWEPERLKTLKVLFEQYKSVDEEKLLKNLGYFLRAIIPVAEEVDIKMAIHPDDPPWSIFGLPRIVKSKESLEKIMALVDSPYNGITLCSGSLGANPDNDIPALIRYFGAKGRIHFGHVRNIKIHSLRNFDESSHLSSDGSLDMFEIMKAYHDIDFKGYIRPDHGRMIWGEVGRPGYGLYDRALGIAYLNGLWEAIGKMKKVC; from the coding sequence ATGAAAATGACATTTAGATGGTTCGGAGAGGGCTATGATAGTATCTCTTTGGATAAAATCAGGCAAATACCGGGGAAGCCCGGGATTGTAAGCGCTATTTATGATGTACCTGTGGGCGAAGTATGGCCTGAAGAAAAAATAAAAAAATTAAAGGAGACAGTAGAAAATGCGGGACTGGAATTAGAGGTCATAGAAAGCGTTAATGTCCATGAGGATATCAAACTTGGACTTCCCAGTAGGGACCGTTATATTGAGAACTACCAGCAGACCTTGAGAAATCTGGCTAAATTCGGCATTAAGGTCGTGTGCTACAATTTTATGCCCATATTTGATTGGACACGGTCGGATTTAGCGAAAGTCCTGCCAGATGGTTCCACTGCTCTTTCCTATGAAGAGGAAAAGGTACAGAAGGTGGACCCCAATAGGATGGTGGAAGAAGTAGAGGCCAACTCTAACGGCTTTGAGCTGCCTGGCTGGGAGCCTGAAAGACTTAAAACACTAAAGGTGCTGTTTGAACAATACAAGAGTGTGGATGAGGAAAAGCTATTAAAAAACCTGGGGTATTTTTTAAGGGCAATTATTCCTGTGGCTGAAGAAGTTGATATAAAAATGGCCATTCATCCCGACGATCCGCCGTGGTCTATATTTGGTCTTCCCAGGATTGTAAAATCCAAAGAAAGCCTGGAAAAGATCATGGCCCTGGTAGACAGCCCCTACAATGGTATCACACTATGTAGTGGTAGTCTTGGGGCAAATCCGGACAACGATATTCCTGCTCTTATACGCTATTTCGGCGCTAAAGGAAGAATACACTTCGGTCATGTAAGGAATATTAAGATACATTCACTCCGCAATTTTGATGAGTCTTCTCATTTGTCTTCGGATGGATCTTTGGATATGTTTGAGATTATGAAGGCATACCATGATATTGATTTCAAGGGATATATCAGGCCGGACCATGGTCGAATGATCTGGGGAGAAGTAGGCAGGCCTGGGTATGGCCTGTATGACAGGGCTCTTGGGATCGCCTATCTGAACGGGTTATGGGAAGCAATTGGTAAAATGAAAAAGGTATGTTAA
- the sfsA gene encoding DNA/RNA nuclease SfsA, with the protein MVELPANLIKATFLSRPNRFTVVAAREGEKLVAFLADPGRLTELLLPGAEVYLAPASRQGDRKTAYDVVLLRQNGTFISLDSRLPNRLFAAALQAGSLEPFKGYRLRATEVRAGSSRLDFLLQGDGHPPCYVEVKSVTLVRGGLALFPDAPTARGSRHLRELMALHSRGYRAAAVFIIQREDAISLAPNEVTDPCFSSTIREAAAAGVEIYAYRCHIDPVTVSLIAPVMVKL; encoded by the coding sequence ATGGTCGAACTACCCGCCAATTTGATTAAAGCTACCTTTCTTTCCCGGCCGAACCGTTTTACAGTGGTGGCTGCCAGGGAAGGGGAGAAGCTGGTTGCCTTCCTGGCCGACCCGGGGCGCTTGACGGAACTGTTGCTGCCCGGGGCTGAGGTCTACTTGGCCCCGGCATCACGGCAGGGGGATAGGAAAACGGCCTACGACGTGGTCCTGCTCCGCCAGAACGGTACCTTTATTTCCCTGGACAGCCGCCTGCCCAACCGCCTCTTTGCCGCCGCCTTACAGGCCGGGAGCCTTGAACCCTTCAAAGGTTACCGGCTGCGGGCGACCGAGGTCCGGGCCGGTTCCAGCCGCCTGGACTTTTTACTCCAGGGTGATGGACACCCCCCCTGCTACGTTGAGGTAAAATCGGTAACCCTGGTAAGAGGTGGGCTGGCCCTTTTCCCCGATGCCCCGACTGCTCGCGGCAGCCGTCACCTGCGGGAGTTGATGGCCCTGCACTCCCGGGGCTACCGGGCGGCAGCCGTTTTTATCATCCAGCGGGAAGATGCTATCAGCCTGGCCCCCAACGAGGTTACCGACCCTTGCTTTTCCAGCACCATCAGAGAAGCGGCTGCCGCCGGGGTGGAAATCTATGCCTACCGCTGCCATATCGACCCGGTGACAGTCAGCCTGATCGCTCCCGTAATGGTAAAACTTTAG
- a CDS encoding ArsR/SmtB family transcription factor — protein sequence MLSKSECTLVAEFLQGLANPVRVKILCALREGEKSVSEIVRETGEKQSNVSQQLQILLHKGYLSRRREERNVFYAIKKPELFTLMEQIRTLVLAEKRGEEAKRPEEAILEE from the coding sequence ATGCTTTCCAAGTCTGAATGCACCCTGGTGGCGGAGTTCCTCCAGGGCCTCGCCAACCCGGTGCGGGTAAAGATCCTCTGCGCCCTCCGGGAGGGCGAAAAGAGTGTCAGCGAGATTGTCCGCGAAACCGGGGAAAAACAGTCCAACGTCTCCCAGCAACTGCAAATACTCCTGCACAAAGGCTACCTCAGCCGCCGGCGTGAAGAGCGCAACGTCTTTTATGCCATAAAGAAACCCGAACTTTTTACCCTGATGGAGCAAATTCGTACCCTTGTCCTGGCTGAAAAAAGGGGGGAGGAGGCAAAGAGGCCTGAAGAGGCCATTCTAGAAGAATAA
- a CDS encoding DsrE/DsrF/TusD sulfur relay family protein, with translation MAQLCLVVQTGPYTYQNLDTAYGLARAALAKGHGVSLFLYIDGVVAANKNIDAPGERNIAAMLQELAAAGVRIASCGACSKFRGITDEMYIDGAEMGSLVDMADMIQEADVLINFGF, from the coding sequence ATGGCACAGCTTTGCCTGGTAGTCCAGACCGGCCCCTATACCTACCAGAATTTAGATACGGCCTATGGCCTGGCCCGGGCGGCCCTGGCCAAAGGGCATGGCGTCAGCCTTTTTTTGTACATCGACGGGGTAGTGGCCGCCAATAAAAATATCGACGCCCCCGGTGAGCGCAATATTGCCGCTATGCTCCAGGAACTGGCCGCCGCCGGTGTCCGCATCGCTTCCTGCGGTGCCTGTTCCAAGTTCCGGGGCATTACCGACGAGATGTACATCGACGGGGCGGAAATGGGTAGCCTGGTTGATATGGCTGATATGATCCAGGAGGCCGATGTCTTGATTAACTTTGGATTTTAA
- a CDS encoding DsrE family protein translates to MVLIPSAPYGTAAMVEGYRYAIGMASLEVDTTVVLLDDGVWAVYPGQNPKALQMKSLGEAFASIEDMGVKLLVSRESLEERGIPEDKILAGRVVDRAGLGEALAGAEGIIQF, encoded by the coding sequence ATGGTTTTGATTCCTTCCGCCCCTTACGGGACAGCGGCTATGGTCGAGGGCTACCGCTACGCCATCGGCATGGCGAGCCTGGAGGTAGATACCACCGTGGTTCTCCTTGATGACGGTGTCTGGGCTGTTTACCCGGGTCAGAACCCGAAAGCCCTGCAGATGAAATCCCTGGGAGAGGCCTTTGCCAGCATTGAAGATATGGGCGTAAAACTCCTGGTTTCCAGGGAATCTTTGGAAGAACGGGGCATACCCGAAGACAAAATCCTGGCCGGCCGGGTGGTCGACCGGGCAGGCCTGGGTGAAGCCCTGGCGGGAGCAGAAGGTATTATCCAATTTTAA
- the tusB gene encoding sulfurtransferase complex subunit TusB, whose amino-acid sequence MLVLLTRSPFQRQDYRRNLQLAMTQPGSEVILIQDAVLALHKAPADYQEMVDQARVQGINFYALAADLEARGLDTKATYPGTRVIDYGEMVDLAVKHGKVL is encoded by the coding sequence TTGTTGGTATTGTTAACGCGTTCCCCATTTCAGCGGCAGGATTACCGGCGCAACCTCCAGCTGGCTATGACCCAGCCGGGTTCGGAGGTTATCCTGATCCAGGATGCCGTCCTGGCCCTGCATAAAGCACCGGCTGACTACCAGGAAATGGTCGATCAGGCCCGCGTTCAGGGGATAAATTTTTACGCCCTGGCGGCCGACCTGGAAGCCCGGGGCTTGGATACAAAAGCTACTTACCCGGGAACCAGGGTCATTGATTATGGCGAAATGGTTGACCTGGCCGTAAAGCACGGGAAGGTTTTGTGA
- a CDS encoding sulfurtransferase TusA family protein has product MQADAVLDARGLLCPMPIVKLSQKIKAMDSGQVLEVQADDKGAAVDIPAWCQKTGNIYLGSEAGSNYTSYYVKKS; this is encoded by the coding sequence ATGCAGGCCGATGCAGTTTTAGACGCCAGGGGGCTGCTCTGCCCCATGCCCATCGTCAAGCTCTCTCAAAAAATCAAGGCCATGGATTCCGGGCAGGTCCTGGAGGTTCAGGCCGACGACAAGGGGGCGGCAGTGGACATCCCGGCCTGGTGCCAGAAGACGGGTAACATCTACCTGGGGTCCGAGGCCGGTAGCAATTACACCAGCTATTATGTAAAGAAAAGTTAG
- a CDS encoding DsrE/DsrF/DrsH-like family protein, producing the protein MAEDKMAIICFSGDLDKALATFNLATGAAASGMEVTIFFTFWGINLLKKPRGRRGASSLLGRMFDWMMPSGPDRLPLSKFNMAGLGPFFMKKQMRSKKVQAVSEFLALAREMGVKFVACIMSMQVMEIPEEDLIDGVEFGGVAAFLQEAANAKISLFI; encoded by the coding sequence ATGGCTGAAGACAAGATGGCCATCATTTGCTTCAGTGGCGACCTGGACAAAGCCCTGGCCACCTTTAACCTGGCCACCGGGGCGGCGGCTTCCGGCATGGAGGTAACCATCTTTTTCACCTTCTGGGGCATCAACCTCCTCAAAAAACCCCGGGGCCGCAGGGGTGCCAGTTCCCTCCTGGGCAGGATGTTTGACTGGATGATGCCCTCCGGCCCTGACAGGCTGCCCCTCTCCAAATTTAATATGGCCGGCCTGGGTCCCTTTTTCATGAAGAAGCAGATGCGGAGCAAAAAGGTCCAGGCGGTCAGCGAGTTCCTGGCCCTGGCCCGGGAAATGGGGGTCAAATTTGTGGCCTGCATCATGTCCATGCAGGTCATGGAGATTCCCGAGGAAGACCTTATCGACGGGGTCGAATTCGGCGGCGTGGCTGCCTTTCTCCAGGAAGCGGCCAATGCGAAGATCAGCCTGTTCATTTAG
- the gcvH gene encoding glycine cleavage system protein GcvH: protein MQIATYNFPDELYYDDKHSWARIEGDVATVGLTDFSQQLAGAFVHINLPKAGKTVARGKPLAAVESGKWVGRAYAPVSGEVIAVNENLKKQTGLINSDPYGEGWIAKIKMSNPAEVAGLLQGEALKAFIEQEIAKHQK from the coding sequence GTGCAAATTGCCACCTACAACTTTCCCGACGAGCTCTATTACGACGACAAGCACAGCTGGGCCAGAATAGAAGGTGACGTTGCCACCGTCGGGTTGACCGACTTCTCCCAGCAACTGGCTGGTGCCTTCGTCCATATCAACCTGCCCAAGGCAGGCAAAACCGTGGCCCGGGGTAAACCGCTGGCAGCCGTGGAATCCGGCAAGTGGGTGGGCCGGGCCTATGCCCCGGTGAGCGGGGAAGTCATTGCCGTCAACGAAAATCTCAAGAAGCAGACCGGCCTGATCAACAGCGATCCCTACGGGGAAGGATGGATTGCCAAAATCAAAATGAGCAACCCGGCAGAGGTGGCCGGCCTCTTACAGGGAGAGGCCCTCAAGGCCTTTATCGAGCAGGAAATAGCCAAACACCAGAAATAA
- a CDS encoding 4Fe-4S dicluster domain-containing protein, translated as MQQGNDPLNGWPAFTTMRACYQCARCTSGCPVATLDPEYNPRRIFRLAVLGEKEAVLKDEKLWYCLACYTCQERCPEEARPAEVLLALKNLACERGFAPAALLAAARLVAEDGRLYNIDEFHNEYREEEGLPALDEETGILGKLLALTGLQGRLVE; from the coding sequence ATGCAGCAAGGGAACGACCCCTTGAACGGCTGGCCAGCCTTTACGACAATGCGGGCCTGCTACCAGTGTGCCAGGTGTACCTCCGGCTGCCCGGTAGCCACCCTGGATCCGGAGTATAACCCCCGCCGGATCTTTCGCCTGGCGGTCCTGGGTGAGAAAGAAGCTGTCCTCAAGGATGAAAAGCTCTGGTACTGCCTGGCCTGTTATACCTGCCAGGAGCGCTGCCCGGAGGAGGCCCGGCCGGCGGAAGTCCTCCTGGCCCTGAAAAACCTGGCCTGCGAGCGGGGTTTTGCCCCGGCAGCCCTCCTGGCGGCAGCCAGACTCGTGGCTGAGGACGGCCGCCTCTACAATATTGACGAGTTTCATAATGAATACCGGGAGGAAGAAGGCTTACCGGCCCTGGATGAAGAGACGGGGATTCTCGGCAAGCTCCTGGCCCTGACCGGCTTGCAGGGGAGGCTGGTAGAATGA
- a CDS encoding CoB--CoM heterodisulfide reductase iron-sulfur subunit B family protein, with amino-acid sequence MTGRRYALFLGCNVPVRNLGYELAARRVAAALEIELVDLPGFRCCGYPLKALDSYAALLVAAHNLCQAEAAGLPIVTLCNACSGTLTEADLELKEDADLRKRVNGDLARVGLRYQGTTRVQHFLRVLDSSPGRQEIRRRVSLPLDSLQIAVHYGCHYFRPTRVYHRYGVDPREDAEAPEALDRLVTATGAASISYEGKNDCCGGGLMGLRPDLAREQAGRKVREAQGAGADALLVACPTCGLNFSNSQPDDQELTILYFPQLLGLALGLDPDELGLELNQISADGVREKLGV; translated from the coding sequence ATGACGGGCCGGCGTTACGCGCTTTTTCTGGGCTGCAATGTACCGGTCCGCAACCTGGGTTATGAACTGGCGGCCCGCCGGGTAGCCGCTGCCCTGGAGATCGAACTGGTCGACCTACCCGGGTTTCGTTGCTGCGGCTATCCCTTAAAGGCCCTGGATAGTTATGCCGCCCTCCTGGTAGCGGCCCATAACCTCTGCCAGGCGGAAGCTGCCGGCCTGCCCATTGTCACCCTTTGCAACGCCTGCAGCGGTACCCTGACGGAAGCCGACCTGGAACTCAAAGAGGATGCGGACCTCCGCAAGCGGGTAAACGGGGACCTGGCCCGGGTGGGTCTCCGTTACCAGGGTACAACCAGGGTCCAGCATTTCCTCCGCGTTCTGGACAGCTCCCCGGGACGGCAGGAGATCCGTCGCCGGGTGAGCCTTCCCCTGGACAGCCTGCAGATTGCCGTCCATTACGGCTGCCACTACTTCCGGCCCACCAGGGTCTATCACCGGTACGGGGTAGACCCCAGGGAGGACGCTGAAGCCCCGGAGGCCCTGGACCGGCTGGTCACCGCTACCGGAGCCGCCAGTATCAGCTATGAAGGTAAAAATGATTGCTGCGGTGGCGGGTTGATGGGCCTGCGGCCCGACCTGGCGCGGGAACAGGCGGGCCGGAAGGTCAGGGAGGCCCAGGGGGCCGGGGCCGACGCCCTGCTGGTTGCCTGTCCCACCTGCGGCCTGAATTTCAGCAACAGCCAGCCCGATGACCAGGAATTGACCATCCTGTATTTCCCCCAGCTCTTGGGGCTGGCCCTGGGGTTGGACCCGGACGAACTAGGCCTGGAGCTAAACCAGATTTCCGCCGACGGGGTGCGGGAAAAGTTGGGGGTGTAG